Proteins encoded within one genomic window of Effusibacillus lacus:
- a CDS encoding motility associated factor glycosyltransferase family protein, with protein sequence MFFQSNQELLKQRFHVEIEPVNSTKYETIIAKNGDPTMVVIENSKKYAIHSKFDPRKEANRWTQSIQGTPGTTYFVYGFGLGYHIENLLDNCEEDDTVVVIEPSKELLSFSLNARDYTDLIMDGRFVLYIEPSEDDLDFLYSNHINYVDLDSLKFQHLSPYEQLFPSHYELTTEKFFKKISEKKVDLNTVFYFAEKWQKNYVRNLSSIVNSSPFSVLQETNSFENRPIVIVSAGPSLDKNIQLLREIDDKALIICAGSTIRSFAKHDILPHIVVTIDGGEVNAQHFRSLSIKDYHLFFSGSCHPEIPTNHKGPAWYFQNWEKHFDDWINDEVLQMNPGFLRSGPSVANFCFDLAVKLKGNPICFIGQDLAYTNNRTHASGSLFENTQVSENKHSLSIPGYHRDTVLTDVSMYSMLKYFENYIYVLRRQGYEDPVVINATEGGAKIKGTEQMSFRQFIDKYCKDSFDPRKKLDILHKNNRFDRNISERLINLLEKYVIEVEQIKTLAGKGKKISEKLVSCYRLQKNNDIANLIEKLDQIDASIKELEGRHVFLSIMMQVGIFKVLKGFKPVPNETEREKGIRIGNQSMTLYNSLQHTAKEMIPVINEVIEDLKGSEI encoded by the coding sequence TTGTTCTTTCAGAGCAATCAGGAACTGTTAAAGCAACGGTTTCATGTTGAGATCGAGCCTGTAAATTCGACAAAATACGAAACGATTATCGCAAAAAATGGGGACCCGACAATGGTAGTGATCGAAAATTCTAAGAAATATGCGATTCACAGCAAATTTGATCCCCGGAAAGAAGCAAACCGATGGACGCAAAGTATACAAGGTACCCCCGGTACAACCTATTTTGTTTATGGCTTTGGTTTGGGATATCATATTGAGAATCTATTAGACAATTGCGAGGAAGACGATACTGTTGTAGTTATCGAACCTTCCAAAGAACTGCTGTCCTTCAGCTTAAACGCAAGAGACTATACTGATCTAATTATGGATGGCAGATTTGTACTATATATTGAACCATCTGAAGATGATTTGGATTTCTTATATTCAAATCATATCAATTATGTTGATTTAGACTCTTTAAAATTTCAGCATTTATCTCCATATGAACAACTTTTTCCTTCTCATTACGAACTTACAACCGAAAAGTTCTTTAAAAAAATAAGTGAAAAGAAAGTAGACCTCAATACGGTTTTTTACTTTGCTGAGAAGTGGCAAAAAAACTATGTGCGTAATCTTTCCTCTATAGTAAATTCTTCACCTTTTTCTGTGCTGCAGGAAACGAATTCATTCGAAAACCGACCGATTGTAATTGTTTCGGCAGGTCCTTCCCTTGATAAAAACATTCAACTATTGCGAGAAATAGATGACAAAGCGTTAATTATATGTGCAGGTTCAACAATTCGTTCTTTCGCAAAACACGACATCCTTCCCCATATTGTAGTCACAATTGATGGCGGAGAGGTCAATGCCCAACATTTCAGATCTTTGTCGATAAAAGACTACCATTTGTTTTTTTCAGGATCCTGTCATCCTGAAATTCCAACTAATCACAAAGGACCTGCATGGTATTTTCAGAATTGGGAAAAACACTTTGATGATTGGATAAATGATGAAGTACTACAAATGAATCCCGGTTTTTTACGCTCCGGACCATCTGTTGCAAACTTTTGCTTTGATTTGGCAGTGAAATTAAAAGGAAACCCCATCTGCTTTATTGGTCAGGATTTGGCTTATACAAACAACAGGACCCATGCTTCGGGAAGTTTGTTTGAGAACACTCAAGTCTCGGAAAACAAACACAGTCTGTCTATACCCGGATATCATAGGGACACAGTTTTGACAGATGTTTCTATGTATTCCATGTTGAAATATTTTGAGAACTATATATATGTTTTAAGACGACAAGGATATGAAGATCCTGTAGTGATAAACGCAACTGAAGGCGGGGCTAAAATCAAAGGGACAGAACAAATGTCTTTCAGACAGTTTATCGATAAATATTGTAAAGATTCTTTTGATCCCAGAAAGAAATTGGATATACTCCATAAAAACAACCGATTTGACAGAAACATCAGCGAGAGATTGATAAATTTACTGGAAAAGTATGTAATTGAAGTGGAACAAATCAAGACTTTAGCTGGTAAAGGGAAGAAGATTTCTGAGAAACTGGTTTCTTGCTACCGATTGCAAAAAAACAACGACATAGCCAACCTCATTGAAAAACTGGACCAAATTGACGCTTCGATCAAGGAATTGGAAGGAAGGCACGTATTCCTTTCGATTATGATGCAAGTTGGTATTTTTAAAGTATTGAAAGGCTTTAAACCAGTTCCGAATGAGACAGAAAGAGAAAAGGGGATTCGAATTGGCAATCAGTCTATGACTTTGTACAACTCATTGCAACATACGGCAAAGGAAATGATTCCAGTTATTAACGAAGTTATAGAAGATCTGAAAGGCAGTGAGATATAA
- the csrA gene encoding carbon storage regulator CsrA, whose product MLVFTRKPNESVIIGDEIEVTILGVNKDQVRIGINAPKHVQIHRKEIFLAIQQENQEAVQSQAGLDLLEGLSQILLQTKNNEK is encoded by the coding sequence ATGCTGGTCTTTACCCGTAAACCGAACGAGTCTGTAATTATAGGTGATGAAATCGAGGTAACGATCTTGGGAGTCAATAAAGATCAGGTCCGGATCGGAATTAACGCTCCCAAGCATGTTCAGATTCACCGCAAAGAAATTTTCCTGGCCATTCAGCAGGAAAATCAGGAAGCGGTTCAAAGTCAAGCAGGACTTGATCTGCTTGAAGGGCTCTCACAAATACTTTTGCAGACAAAAAACAACGAAAAATAA
- a CDS encoding flagellar protein FlgN: MPFGQLIETVEQLLEEHEAFLQVAEEKKRALIKGDIEKLQQIVNQEVQFIRRVEKLEEERIRQGRLIAEQFGLPIEELTASKLVQLDLDKERAAKFNLLTGKFVKIMGDLRMANELNGQLIRQSLELVEHTIDLMTEMPDSGTYSGNGDSGQAVAGPRRFFDTQV, from the coding sequence ATGCCATTCGGGCAATTGATTGAAACAGTTGAACAACTCTTGGAAGAACACGAAGCCTTTCTGCAGGTGGCAGAAGAGAAGAAACGGGCATTAATTAAAGGGGACATAGAAAAGCTGCAGCAAATCGTGAACCAAGAGGTGCAGTTTATTCGCCGGGTGGAGAAGCTGGAAGAAGAGCGGATCAGGCAAGGCCGGTTAATCGCGGAACAGTTTGGGCTGCCGATTGAAGAACTGACTGCGTCAAAACTTGTGCAACTGGACCTGGACAAAGAACGGGCTGCCAAGTTTAACCTGCTAACCGGTAAGTTTGTAAAGATCATGGGGGATCTTCGTATGGCAAATGAGTTAAACGGGCAATTGATCAGACAATCCCTTGAGTTAGTGGAACATACGATTGACTTGATGACGGAAATGCCTGATTCGGGAACTTATTCGGGCAATGGGGATTCAGGACAAGCAGTTGCCGGTCCGAGAAGGTTCTTTGATACACAAGTGTGA
- the flgK gene encoding flagellar hook-associated protein FlgK codes for MRSTFHGLEAMKRALYTQQTALNTVSHNVANANTEGYSRQVVDMSAFHPLQYPAMSRGTEAGQLGQGSWVDSIRRMRDQYLDRQYRNESSLMGQWEVKRENLDKIDAILNEPSDTSLSTVINEFFKSWHDLSESPDSVSAKKVVRQTAISLVETFQHVAARLNTLDNDINLSITSKASEVNSLISEINDLNGKIKTLEMLGDNANDLRDQRDLLVDKIAEMIDVSVTDGPDGYTLKTTAPAPNTVTLLDSTTGTMSPLDPSTISVATFSIGGTQVTSGELRGMLESKKSIGDYLTQLDTLANGIINSVNGVHPSFFIGTGAATMDLDPTIKASETNIQSGTSGNAGDNSIALQVAGLINSKIFDSNSDGTVDTTFEDFFQSMISQLGVEQRHAEYMEQNQGAIVTQISNQRHSISDVSIDEEMANMIKFQHAYNAAARVITTIDSILDRIINGMGLTR; via the coding sequence ATGCGTTCAACATTTCACGGTCTGGAAGCAATGAAACGGGCTCTTTATACGCAACAGACTGCATTGAATACGGTATCGCATAACGTTGCGAATGCGAATACAGAAGGATATTCCCGGCAGGTAGTGGACATGTCCGCTTTCCATCCGCTTCAATATCCTGCCATGTCCCGCGGGACGGAAGCGGGGCAGTTGGGCCAGGGTTCCTGGGTGGATTCGATTCGGCGGATGCGGGATCAATATTTGGACAGGCAGTATCGAAATGAAAGCTCATTGATGGGGCAATGGGAAGTAAAGAGGGAAAATCTCGATAAGATCGACGCTATCCTCAACGAACCCTCGGATACCAGTTTGTCAACCGTTATTAATGAGTTTTTTAAATCTTGGCATGATTTGAGTGAATCCCCTGATAGTGTGAGTGCCAAGAAAGTGGTCAGACAAACGGCGATTTCTTTGGTGGAAACTTTTCAACACGTTGCAGCCCGTTTGAATACTCTTGATAACGATATTAATTTGTCCATTACAAGCAAAGCCAGCGAAGTAAATTCACTTATTTCCGAAATCAATGATCTCAATGGGAAGATCAAAACGCTCGAGATGCTGGGGGATAACGCAAATGATCTTCGCGACCAAAGAGACCTTCTAGTAGATAAAATTGCCGAGATGATTGATGTGTCCGTAACTGATGGTCCGGACGGATACACCTTAAAAACTACAGCTCCCGCACCTAACACGGTAACATTGCTTGATAGTACCACCGGAACGATGAGTCCGCTGGATCCATCCACAATTTCGGTAGCGACATTTAGTATTGGGGGAACTCAGGTAACCAGTGGGGAACTCAGGGGAATGCTTGAGTCAAAAAAGTCAATTGGGGATTATTTGACCCAACTGGACACATTGGCAAACGGAATTATCAATTCTGTAAACGGTGTCCATCCTTCGTTCTTTATTGGCACCGGGGCGGCTACTATGGATTTGGATCCCACAATCAAAGCGAGCGAAACCAATATTCAAAGCGGTACATCAGGGAATGCTGGGGACAATTCAATCGCACTGCAAGTTGCAGGGCTTATTAACTCCAAGATATTTGACAGTAACTCTGACGGTACAGTGGATACTACCTTCGAAGACTTCTTTCAATCCATGATCAGCCAACTAGGTGTGGAACAAAGGCATGCTGAATACATGGAACAGAATCAGGGAGCGATCGTAACCCAGATTTCCAACCAGCGTCATTCTATCAGTGATGTTTCGATTGACGAAGAAATGGCTAACATGATTAAATTCCAACATGCTTATAATGCGGCTGCCCGCGTAATAACGACGATAGATTCGATTCTTGACCGGATTATTAACGGAATGGGATTAACTCGTTAG
- the fliD gene encoding flagellar filament capping protein FliD, translating into MSNGISFTGLSSGLDWNSLVNQLMEIERLPLQRMETQRSNYSSEKSIWQQINTKLSAFDTALADLKLDATFNSKKVISSKEEIVKGTADSTAVNGKYTVEVVSMAKVDRYVSDTTFTTLGSSGNLTINVGAESLSISLAAGDDANAVATKINQAVSNKKISDTTFKGVTATVVGGRLMIEGVNTGAANTLSFTDDQGGVLVGDLGFYDSAANRLQTAADSHIKVNGLDVYSDSNEVKNALSGVTLTLVKQSLGETATIEVKNDVEKTTAAVQKIIDTYNDLINYINDQTKLDKDSKTGGTLKGDTSAKRLMDRLRFDLHNSVAKVGAYTDLSQIGIKSSDKTGVLTLDTSKLTAAIEKNPTDVKVLFFSGDTTKPGVGDKLDKFIDSYVKAESGVFAQKDKNYDSIIKDLDKQIESFEARMELREKNLRAQYLAMETALAQLNSQGNWLAGQLAGLTAQK; encoded by the coding sequence ATGTCGAACGGTATAAGTTTTACAGGCCTTAGTTCAGGATTGGACTGGAATAGCCTAGTTAACCAATTGATGGAAATAGAAAGGTTACCTCTGCAGCGGATGGAAACACAAAGATCCAATTACAGCAGTGAGAAATCCATCTGGCAGCAAATCAATACAAAGCTGAGCGCTTTTGATACAGCTTTGGCAGATCTGAAACTGGATGCTACATTCAACTCCAAGAAAGTGATCAGCAGCAAAGAAGAAATAGTGAAGGGGACAGCCGACTCCACGGCGGTAAACGGGAAATACACTGTTGAAGTTGTATCCATGGCTAAGGTTGATAGGTATGTCAGCGATACTACATTTACAACTCTAGGCAGTTCTGGGAATCTCACTATAAATGTCGGAGCAGAATCACTTTCGATCTCCTTAGCTGCTGGAGATGATGCGAACGCTGTAGCAACAAAGATTAATCAAGCAGTATCCAACAAGAAAATCTCAGATACTACTTTTAAAGGGGTTACAGCTACTGTTGTTGGCGGCCGCCTGATGATCGAAGGGGTTAATACCGGAGCTGCAAACACCTTGAGTTTTACTGATGATCAGGGAGGAGTCTTGGTCGGAGATCTTGGATTTTACGATTCGGCTGCCAATCGACTTCAAACTGCTGCAGATTCTCACATTAAAGTTAACGGTCTTGACGTTTACTCGGATTCAAACGAGGTAAAAAATGCTCTCTCGGGTGTCACACTTACGTTAGTAAAGCAAAGTCTGGGGGAGACAGCCACCATCGAAGTGAAAAACGACGTGGAGAAAACTACTGCAGCTGTTCAAAAGATCATTGACACGTACAATGATCTGATTAACTACATTAATGATCAAACCAAATTGGATAAAGATTCAAAAACAGGTGGTACGCTTAAAGGGGATACATCTGCCAAACGATTAATGGACCGACTTCGTTTCGATCTCCACAATTCGGTTGCTAAAGTGGGAGCTTATACGGACCTGAGTCAAATTGGTATTAAATCATCAGATAAGACAGGAGTTCTTACTTTAGATACCAGCAAACTCACAGCAGCCATTGAGAAAAATCCCACTGATGTGAAGGTGCTGTTCTTCTCTGGAGACACAACGAAACCTGGAGTGGGTGACAAGTTAGACAAATTCATTGATAGCTACGTCAAGGCGGAAAGTGGGGTTTTCGCCCAGAAAGACAAAAATTACGACTCGATCATCAAGGATTTGGACAAGCAAATCGAATCTTTTGAAGCTCGGATGGAGTTAAGGGAAAAAAACTTAAGGGCACAATATTTGGCGATGGAAACGGCTCTTGCCCAATTGAACAGCCAGGGAAATTGGTTGGCCGGGCAGCTGGCGGGTCTAACTGCGCAAAAATAG
- a CDS encoding DUF6470 family protein, translating to MKIGHVLIQQTFAQTGIRNTPAILNVDSEHADLNLNQKPARLRIQQIDAELTVDSSGLRRAFQMHSPVSFAKELGSEGLQAGIVAIGKISAAGDDMARIELGRDPKKVFADLVKRESIWEDPAIKVVDPTINNGIHIEISPGSVKVDYLPGEISLEAIPHKPALSFQRGEIKVYLQQNYSVDIDSSLRPIDFKI from the coding sequence ATGAAAATCGGACATGTACTCATACAGCAGACTTTTGCGCAGACTGGAATCCGAAATACCCCTGCCATATTGAATGTTGACTCTGAGCATGCCGATCTTAATCTTAATCAAAAACCTGCCCGGTTACGTATTCAGCAAATTGATGCCGAATTAACGGTTGATTCTTCAGGATTGCGTAGAGCGTTTCAAATGCATTCTCCTGTTTCGTTTGCGAAAGAACTTGGAAGTGAAGGTTTGCAGGCTGGTATAGTAGCCATTGGAAAGATTAGTGCCGCAGGTGATGACATGGCACGAATCGAGTTGGGGCGTGATCCTAAAAAGGTGTTTGCTGATCTAGTTAAACGAGAATCGATATGGGAAGACCCTGCTATTAAAGTGGTGGATCCTACGATCAATAATGGAATTCATATTGAAATTTCTCCCGGAAGTGTCAAGGTTGATTATCTTCCGGGAGAAATCTCTTTGGAAGCAATCCCCCATAAACCTGCTCTTTCCTTTCAAAGGGGAGAAATTAAAGTTTATTTGCAACAGAATTACAGTGTGGATATTGACTCTAGCTTACGACCTATCGACTTCAAAATTTGA
- the flgM gene encoding flagellar biosynthesis anti-sigma factor FlgM, translated as MKIYENGRIQSLQAYQKNQPAAKPGLVKAKSSGKDELSISQEALEMAQVGMTPANGDKRLSRTDRLEQLKQLVENGTYEVNEHKIADKIARYLLGE; from the coding sequence ATGAAAATCTATGAAAATGGGCGGATTCAGTCCCTTCAGGCTTATCAAAAGAACCAGCCGGCTGCCAAACCAGGTCTTGTCAAAGCAAAATCAAGCGGCAAAGATGAATTGAGCATCTCGCAGGAAGCTTTGGAAATGGCTCAGGTGGGAATGACACCGGCAAACGGAGACAAACGACTCTCCCGCACAGATAGACTGGAACAACTTAAACAATTGGTCGAGAATGGAACCTATGAGGTAAATGAACATAAGATCGCGGACAAAATTGCCAGATACCTGTTAGGGGAATAA
- a CDS encoding flagellar protein FlaG, with protein MKIDPINRAYAGMPREHSAIEGNLQFDKAEWRPEGERETKVIEANLNEQLDRANNVLDSLGQMLHFKYHKESERFFVQIVEAGTNKVIKTMPPEEFFDLIGRIREAVGLIVDERK; from the coding sequence ATGAAAATCGATCCCATAAACCGAGCTTATGCCGGGATGCCCCGTGAACATTCTGCTATCGAAGGAAACTTGCAATTTGACAAAGCGGAATGGAGACCTGAAGGAGAACGCGAAACAAAAGTTATCGAAGCCAATTTAAACGAACAATTGGACAGAGCGAATAATGTATTGGATTCTTTGGGGCAGATGCTGCATTTCAAATATCACAAGGAAAGTGAAAGGTTCTTTGTACAGATTGTAGAGGCTGGAACCAACAAAGTAATTAAAACTATGCCGCCGGAAGAGTTTTTCGATTTGATTGGCCGCATTCGAGAAGCTGTTGGATTAATCGTTGATGAAAGAAAATAG
- the fliS gene encoding flagellar export chaperone FliS, giving the protein MSMANPYQQYKRVQIETARPQELILMLYDEAIKQLKLVMESIDQKKMEATNNSFKKVQDILEELLASINPEAGEIAVQLQSLYNFMIRHAAQANIEKSKRKAQDVLDLFISLRTTWAQAMKEANA; this is encoded by the coding sequence ATGAGTATGGCAAATCCCTATCAGCAATATAAAAGAGTACAGATTGAAACAGCAAGACCCCAAGAACTGATTTTAATGCTGTATGATGAAGCAATCAAACAATTGAAATTGGTAATGGAGTCTATAGACCAAAAGAAGATGGAAGCTACAAATAACAGTTTTAAGAAAGTACAGGATATTCTGGAGGAATTATTGGCAAGCATTAATCCGGAGGCAGGTGAAATCGCAGTACAGCTTCAATCACTTTATAATTTCATGATTCGTCATGCCGCACAGGCAAACATTGAGAAAAGCAAAAGGAAAGCACAGGACGTTCTTGATTTGTTCATTAGCTTGAGAACCACTTGGGCTCAAGCGATGAAAGAGGCGAATGCCTGA
- the fliW gene encoding flagellar assembly protein FliW, with protein MSYLRITTKFFGEIDISEKCLIHFDKGLPGFPEEKQFVLLSHGEGSPFVILQSTGNLEVAFILISPFTVMPHYEIQITDSVKQELKIQETEDVQVWSIVVLREPISESTVNLKAPVILNTKMNKAQQVILEKGDYSTRHPLVILQSNAEQGAGE; from the coding sequence GTGAGTTACTTGAGGATTACGACCAAGTTTTTTGGAGAAATCGACATCTCGGAGAAATGTCTGATTCACTTTGACAAAGGACTGCCCGGCTTTCCGGAGGAGAAGCAATTTGTGTTGCTATCTCACGGAGAGGGAAGTCCTTTCGTTATCTTGCAATCTACTGGCAATCTGGAGGTTGCTTTTATTCTGATTAGTCCCTTTACGGTCATGCCACACTATGAGATTCAAATTACAGATTCTGTAAAGCAGGAACTGAAAATTCAAGAAACAGAGGATGTTCAAGTTTGGTCGATTGTCGTGTTGCGGGAACCCATAAGTGAAAGTACAGTGAATCTTAAAGCGCCAGTAATCCTGAATACAAAAATGAATAAAGCGCAACAGGTTATTTTGGAAAAAGGGGACTATTCCACACGTCATCCACTGGTTATTCTGCAGTCGAATGCTGAACAAGGGGCGGGTGAATGA
- the flgL gene encoding flagellar hook-associated protein FlgL, translating to MRVTQSMLNNQLLRNLRNTNVRLEKYQEMLSGNKRINKPSDDPVGVGAVMRYKAQLERNDQYLRNLDSIQGYLEVADTTISQINDIFHRVRELAVQGASDTTPKDAREKIAKEVDQLLDELVQLGNVKFNGKHIFNGYKTDTPPYSTTSPWADAVDTNKLKLFVSDGVTFEYSINGQDVFGTANPTSSPDSNNAFEILDDLRNKLRATPEDSAGISSLIDTIDSRMTQIQNAWAEVGARANRVELLQNRLKDAEYDITYLRSKVEDADMAETITNLKMVENVHRAALGAGARILQPSLVDFLR from the coding sequence ATGCGTGTAACCCAGTCGATGCTAAACAACCAATTGTTGCGTAACTTGCGTAACACCAATGTCAGGCTTGAAAAATATCAAGAAATGCTCTCCGGAAACAAACGTATTAACAAGCCTTCCGATGACCCGGTTGGAGTTGGAGCAGTGATGCGTTACAAAGCACAGTTGGAAAGAAACGATCAATATCTGAGAAATCTGGATTCTATTCAAGGGTATCTCGAAGTAGCTGATACGACCATCTCTCAAATTAATGACATTTTTCATCGTGTACGAGAATTGGCGGTTCAAGGTGCTTCTGATACAACTCCCAAAGACGCTCGTGAGAAGATTGCGAAAGAAGTTGACCAGTTGCTTGATGAGCTAGTTCAACTTGGAAATGTAAAGTTTAATGGGAAACATATTTTTAACGGGTATAAAACGGATACCCCTCCATATTCGACAACCAGCCCTTGGGCTGATGCTGTTGACACCAATAAACTGAAACTTTTTGTTTCTGATGGAGTCACTTTTGAGTATAGTATCAACGGTCAGGATGTGTTTGGAACGGCAAATCCAACTTCATCTCCGGATTCGAACAATGCATTCGAAATATTGGATGATCTAAGAAACAAACTTCGTGCTACACCTGAAGATTCTGCAGGTATCAGTTCTTTAATTGATACGATTGATTCGAGAATGACTCAAATTCAGAATGCGTGGGCAGAAGTTGGGGCGAGAGCGAACCGGGTTGAACTTCTTCAGAATCGATTAAAGGACGCTGAGTACGATATAACCTATCTGCGCTCTAAAGTGGAAGATGCAGATATGGCAGAAACCATCACAAATTTAAAGATGGTTGAGAACGTTCATAGAGCGGCTTTGGGGGCGGGAGCCAGAATTCTTCAGCCTTCCTTGGTTGATTTCCTAAGATAA
- a CDS encoding TIGR03826 family flagellar region protein: protein MALTNCKQCGRLFNRYMKDICPDCVKADENDFYKVSGFLRENRGASPQEVNEATGVSLDKIYRYIREGRLIATHFPNMTYPCERCGIPIGMGRFCRNCTEELKAEINRITHGETAAAHDPHKTRGRDDFYLKNRFDRR, encoded by the coding sequence ATGGCTCTTACCAACTGCAAGCAGTGTGGACGGCTGTTTAATCGATATATGAAAGATATATGTCCTGATTGTGTCAAGGCAGACGAGAACGATTTCTACAAGGTAAGCGGATTCCTGCGGGAGAACCGGGGGGCTTCGCCGCAGGAGGTGAATGAGGCGACAGGCGTGTCGCTTGACAAGATCTACCGGTATATCCGGGAGGGGCGTTTGATTGCGACCCATTTCCCCAATATGACCTATCCCTGTGAACGGTGCGGGATTCCGATTGGGATGGGGCGTTTTTGCCGGAATTGCACAGAAGAGTTGAAGGCGGAGATCAACAGGATCACTCATGGAGAGACCGCTGCTGCTCACGATCCTCACAAGACCAGGGGGAGAGACGATTTTTACTTGAAAAACCGGTTTGATCGGAGATAA
- the hag gene encoding flagellin Hag yields MIINHNLSALNAHRQLSNTNTAGQKALEKLSSGLRINRAGDDAAGLAISEKMRGQIKGLNQASRNAQDAISLVQTAEGALNETHSILQRIRELTVQASSDTNTTSDRQQIAKEVRALASEITRIAKTTEFNTKKLLDGSRNLASKALDFQIGANSGQTISLQIATMTASALGSSVKVSGLAAIISAKSAGSITTLLSDIDKALEQVSSQRSSLGAVQNRLEHTIANLDTAAENLQAAESRIRDVDMAKEMMEFTRTNILAQAGTAMLAQANAKPQGVLQLLG; encoded by the coding sequence ATGATTATCAACCACAACCTGAGTGCATTAAATGCACACCGTCAATTGTCCAACACCAACACTGCTGGTCAAAAGGCTCTTGAGAAACTGTCTTCCGGTCTTCGGATCAACCGCGCTGGTGACGACGCTGCGGGTCTTGCCATTTCCGAGAAAATGCGTGGGCAGATCAAAGGTCTGAACCAAGCTAGCCGTAACGCGCAAGATGCTATTTCTTTGGTTCAAACTGCTGAAGGTGCTTTGAACGAAACTCACTCTATTCTTCAGCGTATCCGTGAGCTGACTGTTCAAGCTTCCAGTGACACCAACACCACTTCTGACAGGCAGCAGATCGCAAAGGAAGTTCGTGCACTGGCTTCTGAAATTACTCGGATTGCAAAAACCACCGAGTTTAACACCAAGAAATTGTTGGATGGCTCTCGTAATCTGGCTTCGAAAGCTCTTGATTTCCAGATCGGTGCAAACAGTGGCCAAACCATCTCTTTGCAAATCGCAACTATGACTGCTTCTGCTCTTGGTTCCAGTGTGAAGGTTTCGGGCCTGGCTGCCATTATTTCTGCTAAATCTGCTGGTTCTATTACCACTTTGTTGAGTGACATTGACAAGGCTCTTGAGCAAGTTTCCAGCCAGCGTTCCAGCCTCGGTGCTGTTCAGAACCGTCTCGAGCACACTATCGCAAACTTGGATACTGCCGCTGAGAACCTGCAAGCCGCAGAAAGCCGTATCCGTGACGTAGATATGGCAAAAGAAATGATGGAGTTCACCCGCACCAACATTCTTGCTCAAGCGGGTACTGCAATGTTGGCTCAAGCAAATGCGAAGCCGCAGGGCGTTCTCCAATTGCTCGGCTAA